In the Piscinibacter sp. XHJ-5 genome, one interval contains:
- a CDS encoding pirin family protein: MESPVLSIAPLGFPWATIDPFLLCVYHDDRYPKANGHHGPAASLAGHRLGQDFVNADGWRMYHGTTVPGFPPHPHRGFETVTIVRRGWIDHSDSLGAAARYGQGDVQWLTGGSGVMHAEMFPLLDTTAPNPLEMFQIWLNLPAKSKFAAPHFKMLWSQDIPRLVTTAPSGARAEVVCVAGRPSDESTALAPPGPPPDSWAASADNDVAIWTVQLDPGARWTLPAARDRQTRRSLYFFAGDRVGVGPLAVDGHAAIGLAAHAPVELVNQGPAKAEFLMLQGRPIAEPVVQHGPFVMNNEQEVRQAFADYQRTQFGGWPWPDGEPVHGREPARFARHADGRIERPAG; the protein is encoded by the coding sequence ATGGAAAGTCCTGTCCTGAGCATCGCGCCCTTGGGCTTTCCCTGGGCGACCATCGATCCCTTCCTCCTTTGCGTGTACCACGACGATCGCTACCCGAAGGCCAACGGCCACCATGGACCGGCGGCATCGCTCGCCGGTCATCGATTGGGCCAGGACTTCGTCAATGCGGATGGCTGGCGCATGTACCACGGCACCACGGTGCCGGGATTCCCGCCGCACCCGCATCGCGGGTTCGAAACGGTGACGATCGTGCGCCGAGGATGGATCGATCACTCGGACTCGCTGGGCGCCGCGGCGCGTTACGGTCAAGGTGACGTGCAATGGCTGACTGGGGGAAGCGGTGTCATGCACGCCGAGATGTTCCCTCTGCTGGACACGACGGCGCCGAATCCGCTGGAGATGTTCCAGATCTGGCTCAACCTGCCCGCGAAATCCAAGTTCGCGGCGCCGCACTTCAAGATGCTCTGGTCGCAGGACATCCCGCGACTCGTGACCACGGCGCCTTCCGGCGCTCGCGCCGAAGTCGTGTGCGTGGCCGGCAGGCCGTCGGATGAGTCCACCGCGCTCGCACCGCCCGGGCCGCCGCCGGATTCGTGGGCCGCGTCCGCCGACAACGATGTCGCGATCTGGACGGTGCAGCTCGACCCCGGTGCCCGCTGGACCTTGCCGGCCGCGCGAGATCGCCAGACGCGCCGCAGCCTGTACTTCTTCGCCGGGGACCGCGTCGGTGTCGGGCCGCTGGCGGTCGATGGCCATGCGGCCATCGGGCTGGCGGCGCATGCGCCGGTCGAGCTGGTCAACCAGGGCCCCGCGAAGGCGGAGTTCCTGATGCTGCAAGGGCGCCCCATTGCGGAGCCGGTCGTGCAGCACGGGCCGTTCGTGATGAACAACGAGCAGGAGGTCAGGCAGGCCTTTGCCGACTACCAGCGGACGCAGTTCGGCGGCTGGCCGTGGCCGGATGGCGAGCCTGTTCACGGCCGCGAACCCGCTCGCTTCGCCCGCCACGCCGATGGCCGGATCGAGCGGCCCGCCGGATGA
- a CDS encoding lipid A deacylase LpxR family protein has product MNASRVASTLMALLSFGALDCAAQSSASHGGAWTVTLENDAPTGSDNNYTNGMGVTWVSRATDTYDERSFVRRWGEAASFLPFVGNDGYRTYVAWSLAQEMHTPDDIKAANPPGDDQPYAGVVYLDNVVYARGERSMHAWQLRVGMVGPSSRADRVQTWWHKAIDADKPMGWDTQLPNEPILNVGYTGAYLLAQGKLGKSASWRVFPVVNAGLGNYFTGAGLGMYGEVGWNLVDAPGGTALRQGFNAASTVGVGPVDRWSVSLSGGVAGYGVAHYLPLDGTVFRHSRSVDSEPFIGMATLGVTARHRDFVFFVGRTFFTKTFETQRQRAEFGTFSLSWYL; this is encoded by the coding sequence ATGAACGCGTCGCGCGTGGCGTCGACACTGATGGCGCTGCTTTCATTCGGCGCCCTCGACTGCGCCGCGCAGTCGAGCGCGTCCCATGGCGGCGCCTGGACGGTGACGTTGGAAAACGACGCCCCCACCGGTTCGGACAACAACTACACGAACGGCATGGGCGTGACGTGGGTGTCGAGAGCCACGGACACCTACGACGAGCGGAGCTTTGTCCGCCGCTGGGGAGAAGCCGCGTCGTTTCTGCCGTTCGTCGGCAACGACGGTTACCGCACCTATGTGGCCTGGTCGCTGGCCCAGGAGATGCATACGCCGGACGACATCAAGGCCGCGAACCCGCCCGGCGACGACCAGCCCTATGCCGGCGTCGTGTATCTCGACAATGTCGTCTATGCGCGAGGCGAGCGTTCGATGCATGCCTGGCAGCTCAGAGTGGGCATGGTGGGCCCGTCGTCGCGAGCCGACCGCGTGCAAACCTGGTGGCACAAGGCGATCGACGCCGACAAGCCGATGGGCTGGGACACGCAGCTTCCGAACGAGCCGATCCTCAACGTCGGCTACACGGGCGCGTACCTGCTGGCACAAGGCAAGCTGGGCAAGTCGGCTTCGTGGAGAGTCTTTCCAGTGGTCAACGCGGGTCTCGGCAACTACTTCACCGGCGCTGGGCTGGGCATGTACGGCGAGGTCGGCTGGAACCTGGTGGATGCGCCGGGCGGAACAGCACTGCGCCAAGGCTTCAATGCGGCCTCGACGGTTGGAGTCGGGCCGGTGGACCGATGGTCCGTGTCCCTTTCCGGCGGTGTTGCGGGATACGGGGTTGCGCATTACCTCCCGCTCGACGGGACGGTGTTCAGGCACAGCCGATCGGTCGACTCCGAACCCTTCATCGGCATGGCCACATTGGGCGTGACCGCGCGACATCGGGACTTCGTCTTCTTTGTCGGCAGAACCTTCTTCACCAAGACATTCGAGACCCAGCGGCAGCGCGCTGAGTTCGGGACCTTCAGCCTGTCCTGGTATCTCTGA
- a CDS encoding MgtC/SapB family protein, protein MLDNLQHYWSGAFLAANGFIALNLIGALLLGAFVGYERSYNGRAAGMGTYGLVCMASTALTVFVGHAPLWYGGATSDALVDPTRVVQGVVTGIGFLGAGVIMRDGLSISGLTTAASIWAVSAIGVLLGVGFYAAALLMALLCVLSMSMLQRLEAWLPGRSTLEVCLTFSSTGSPSFEELIAKAESHGYRVLRDGLRISFTDSRPMWRFCVVALDRFRAASPASLAQQLATSEGVASFSIVPVRN, encoded by the coding sequence ATGCTGGACAACCTTCAACACTACTGGAGCGGCGCCTTCCTCGCCGCCAACGGCTTCATCGCCCTGAACCTGATCGGCGCGCTGCTGCTGGGCGCATTCGTGGGCTACGAGCGTTCGTACAACGGCCGCGCGGCCGGCATGGGCACCTACGGTCTGGTCTGCATGGCCTCGACGGCGCTCACGGTGTTCGTGGGCCATGCGCCTTTGTGGTACGGCGGCGCCACGAGCGACGCGCTCGTGGATCCCACGCGGGTGGTGCAAGGCGTGGTCACCGGCATCGGCTTCCTGGGCGCCGGCGTGATCATGAGGGATGGGCTGAGCATCAGTGGCCTTACGACCGCTGCATCGATCTGGGCCGTCTCGGCCATCGGCGTGCTGCTGGGCGTGGGCTTCTATGCGGCCGCGCTGCTGATGGCGCTGCTGTGCGTGCTGTCGATGTCGATGCTCCAGCGGCTGGAGGCATGGCTTCCCGGACGCTCGACGCTGGAGGTGTGCCTGACCTTCAGCTCGACCGGCTCGCCGAGTTTCGAGGAGCTGATTGCCAAGGCCGAGTCGCACGGCTATCGGGTGCTGCGCGACGGCCTGCGCATCAGCTTCACCGACAGCCGGCCGATGTGGCGATTTTGCGTGGTGGCGCTGGATCGCTTCCGCGCCGCGTCGCCTGCCTCGCTCGCGCAGCAGCTGGCCACGTCGGAAGGCGTGGCCAGCTTCAGCATCGTGCCGGTGCGCAACTGA
- a CDS encoding LysR family transcriptional regulator: MDRLQSMKAFEQVVAENGFAAGARKMGMSPSVVTRLVVDLESHLGVRLLQRTTRRLVLTPAGETYLSRVRGILSDIESAEDDVNSHSREMSGIVRVAALPGMATHLVAPAIAEFRRLHPKVTIELHSDMLAYRDVEGHDLTLLTDQVPLPAGAVVRPVVTSESIFCASPDYLRRHGEPQAPQELLQHAYIRVVFPGLPSSAIRFVHENEPARMEEVGVVPVLCCNDHEAVLRGTVEGAGISSQVLQVAAPLLRAGRLQRVLTPWLAERFTLVACFASRRHVPTRTRAFLDHLVRHATFTEHGALPGGHP; this comes from the coding sequence ATGGACAGATTGCAATCGATGAAGGCGTTCGAGCAAGTGGTGGCGGAGAACGGCTTCGCCGCCGGCGCCCGCAAGATGGGGATGTCTCCTTCGGTCGTGACGCGACTGGTCGTGGACCTGGAGAGCCATCTGGGTGTCCGGCTGCTGCAGCGCACGACACGCCGTCTCGTGCTGACGCCGGCCGGAGAGACCTATCTGAGCCGTGTGCGCGGCATCCTGAGCGACATCGAGAGCGCCGAGGACGACGTCAACAGCCATTCCCGCGAGATGTCCGGCATCGTGCGGGTGGCCGCGCTGCCCGGCATGGCAACCCACCTGGTGGCACCGGCCATCGCCGAGTTCCGCCGGCTGCACCCCAAGGTGACGATCGAGCTGCATTCCGACATGCTCGCGTACCGGGACGTCGAGGGGCACGACCTCACCCTCTTGACCGACCAGGTCCCGTTGCCCGCCGGCGCGGTGGTGCGGCCCGTGGTGACCAGTGAAAGCATCTTCTGCGCGTCGCCCGACTACCTGCGCCGCCATGGCGAACCGCAGGCGCCGCAGGAACTGCTGCAACACGCGTACATCCGCGTCGTGTTCCCCGGCCTGCCCTCCAGCGCGATCCGCTTCGTGCACGAGAACGAGCCGGCCCGGATGGAGGAGGTGGGGGTGGTGCCGGTGCTGTGCTGCAACGACCACGAAGCCGTGCTGCGAGGCACGGTGGAGGGTGCCGGCATCAGCAGTCAGGTGCTTCAGGTGGCGGCGCCGCTGCTGCGCGCCGGACGCCTGCAACGCGTGCTGACCCCGTGGCTGGCCGAGCGCTTCACGCTGGTGGCCTGTTTCGCCAGTCGTCGCCACGTGCCCACGCGCACGCGCGCATTCCTCGACCACCTGGTTCGTCACGCCACATTCACCGAGCACGGCGCCTTGCCGGGCGGGCATCCGTGA
- a CDS encoding efflux RND transporter permease subunit, which yields MNNFNLTEWALEHRAVVLFLIIVISIAGVFSFTRLGQLEDPKFSVPSMTATVIWPGAGAQQIQDQVLNRIEKKFEQLDHFEKVVTFARQGYGGMTITVKGGTSHKDQQEAWYQARKKFSDLKLELPEGVVGPIFNDEFGDVYSLLYAVKGDGIGHAQLSDITEDVKRRLLKVPYVKKVDLLGKQDQKVYVEFSNQRLAALGITPLAIAESLRSQNAMMPGGSIDTKDDRVFVRVSGQFTNLDDIRNVPIAANGRTIKLGDIATVKRGFQDPPTYTIRHNGQDVLMVGIVMTDDGNVVELGKAVEDAVAKVQSELPHGVELERVADQPTTVKDSVWEFERSLMEALVIVMAVSLLSLGFRTGLIVAISVPLVLGVVAMVMLAMGWNLERISLGSLIIALGLLVDDAIIAIEMMVVKMEGGWDRVKAAAFSYASTAMPRLSGALITVAGFMPIGFAHSTTAEYAGGIFWIVGIAVVFSWLCSGMIVPYLAVKMLPKDFGQHHHGTDPYGTPFYRKLRGWIDFALEKRWLIIAVTAGALVLALAGMKLVPQQFFPNSERPELILDLRMKEGSSFQAATEQVKRMEAVLKKDEEVRFFTAYTGAGAPRFYLALSPELPNPGYAQFIVMTKDMEARERVRLRLMATADTDFPQAWVRVTRLEMGPAVGYPVQFRVVGPDTQKVREIAREVERVMASSPKVRDVQLDWNDPVRTLKVELDQDKARALGLTPADVNLVTQSVMNGATLSQLREHENLVDIVARAVPKERLDVDTIKDVNIYTRAGTVVPLAEVAKVKYELEEPVLWRRNRDMAITVRADVKDGEQGVSVTKEIDPLLKEIRARLPAGYRVDVGGAVEESDTANKALAAVAPVMVLTILLILMLQLQDFSKMAMVFLTAPLGLIGVVAALLAFRAPLGFVAILGIIALGGMIMRNSVILIDQVRIEMEEGRDPWNAIVDAALHRTRPVVLTAAATVLAMLPLTRSVFWGPMALAIMGGLTIATVLTIFFVPALYAAWFKVRRDQPAGGTDPAAGHVVLAS from the coding sequence ATGAACAACTTCAATCTCACCGAATGGGCGCTCGAGCACCGCGCCGTGGTGCTCTTCCTGATCATCGTGATCTCGATCGCGGGCGTCTTCAGCTTCACCAGGCTCGGCCAGCTGGAGGACCCCAAGTTCTCCGTGCCGTCGATGACGGCCACCGTGATCTGGCCCGGGGCCGGCGCGCAGCAGATCCAGGACCAGGTCCTGAACCGCATCGAAAAGAAGTTCGAGCAGCTCGACCACTTCGAGAAGGTCGTCACCTTTGCGCGCCAGGGCTACGGCGGCATGACGATCACCGTGAAGGGCGGCACGTCGCACAAGGACCAGCAGGAAGCCTGGTACCAGGCGCGCAAGAAGTTCTCGGACCTCAAGCTCGAACTGCCCGAGGGCGTCGTCGGCCCGATCTTCAACGACGAGTTCGGCGACGTCTATTCGCTGCTCTATGCCGTCAAGGGTGACGGCATCGGGCATGCGCAGCTGTCCGACATCACCGAGGACGTCAAGCGCCGGCTGCTCAAGGTGCCCTACGTGAAGAAGGTCGATCTCCTGGGCAAGCAGGACCAGAAGGTGTACGTGGAATTCTCCAACCAGCGCTTGGCCGCGCTCGGCATCACGCCGCTGGCGATCGCCGAGAGCCTGAGGAGCCAGAACGCGATGATGCCCGGCGGTTCCATCGACACGAAGGACGACCGCGTATTCGTGCGCGTGAGCGGCCAGTTCACCAATCTGGACGACATCCGCAACGTGCCGATCGCCGCCAACGGCCGGACCATCAAGCTCGGCGACATCGCGACGGTCAAGCGCGGCTTCCAGGACCCGCCGACCTACACCATCCGCCACAACGGCCAGGACGTGCTGATGGTCGGCATCGTGATGACCGACGACGGCAACGTCGTCGAGCTCGGCAAGGCCGTGGAAGACGCGGTCGCGAAGGTGCAATCCGAACTGCCGCACGGCGTGGAGCTGGAGCGCGTCGCCGACCAGCCCACCACCGTGAAGGATTCCGTGTGGGAATTCGAGCGCTCGCTGATGGAAGCGCTCGTGATCGTGATGGCGGTGAGCCTGCTGAGCCTGGGCTTCCGCACCGGACTCATCGTCGCCATCTCGGTGCCGCTGGTGCTCGGCGTGGTCGCCATGGTGATGCTCGCGATGGGCTGGAACCTGGAGCGCATCTCGCTCGGCTCGCTCATCATCGCGCTCGGTCTGCTGGTGGACGACGCGATCATCGCGATCGAGATGATGGTGGTGAAGATGGAAGGAGGCTGGGACCGCGTCAAGGCGGCCGCCTTCTCGTATGCCTCGACGGCGATGCCGCGCCTGTCCGGTGCGCTCATCACCGTCGCCGGCTTCATGCCCATCGGCTTCGCGCACTCCACCACCGCCGAATACGCGGGCGGCATCTTCTGGATCGTGGGCATTGCCGTGGTGTTCTCGTGGCTCTGCTCGGGCATGATCGTGCCCTACCTCGCGGTGAAGATGCTGCCGAAGGACTTCGGCCAGCACCACCACGGCACCGACCCGTACGGCACGCCGTTCTACCGCAAGCTGCGCGGCTGGATCGACTTCGCGCTGGAGAAGCGCTGGCTCATCATCGCCGTGACCGCAGGAGCCCTGGTGCTCGCGCTGGCCGGCATGAAGCTGGTCCCGCAGCAGTTCTTCCCGAACAGCGAGCGCCCCGAGCTGATCCTCGACCTGCGCATGAAGGAAGGCTCGTCGTTCCAGGCAGCGACCGAACAGGTCAAGCGCATGGAAGCGGTGCTGAAGAAGGACGAGGAAGTGCGCTTCTTCACCGCCTACACAGGCGCCGGCGCGCCGCGCTTCTACCTCGCGCTGTCTCCCGAGCTGCCCAACCCCGGCTACGCCCAGTTCATCGTCATGACGAAGGACATGGAGGCGCGCGAACGTGTGCGCTTGCGGCTGATGGCCACGGCCGACACGGACTTCCCGCAGGCCTGGGTGCGCGTCACCCGCCTCGAGATGGGTCCCGCCGTCGGCTACCCCGTGCAGTTCCGCGTGGTCGGTCCCGACACGCAGAAGGTGCGCGAGATTGCACGCGAGGTCGAACGTGTCATGGCCTCGAGCCCGAAGGTGCGGGACGTGCAGCTCGACTGGAACGATCCGGTGCGCACGCTCAAGGTCGAGCTCGACCAGGACAAGGCGCGAGCGCTGGGCCTCACGCCCGCCGACGTGAACCTCGTGACCCAGAGCGTGATGAACGGCGCGACCCTGTCGCAGCTGCGCGAGCACGAGAACCTGGTGGACATCGTCGCGCGTGCCGTGCCGAAGGAGCGCCTGGATGTGGACACGATCAAGGACGTGAACATCTACACGCGCGCCGGCACCGTGGTTCCGCTCGCTGAAGTGGCCAAGGTGAAGTACGAGCTCGAAGAGCCGGTGCTGTGGCGGCGCAACCGCGACATGGCCATCACCGTGCGCGCCGACGTCAAGGACGGCGAGCAGGGCGTGTCCGTCACCAAGGAAATCGACCCGCTGCTCAAGGAGATCCGCGCCAGGCTGCCTGCCGGCTATCGCGTCGACGTGGGCGGTGCCGTGGAAGAAAGCGACACGGCGAACAAGGCCCTCGCCGCCGTGGCTCCGGTGATGGTGCTCACCATCCTGCTGATCCTGATGCTCCAGCTGCAGGACTTCTCGAAGATGGCGATGGTGTTCCTCACCGCCCCGCTCGGCCTGATCGGCGTGGTCGCAGCCCTGCTGGCGTTCCGCGCCCCGCTCGGCTTCGTCGCGATCCTGGGCATCATCGCGCTCGGCGGCATGATCATGCGCAACTCGGTGATCCTGATCGACCAGGTGCGCATCGAGATGGAGGAAGGCCGCGACCCCTGGAATGCGATCGTCGATGCCGCCCTGCACCGGACGCGCCCGGTGGTGCTGACCGCCGCCGCCACCGTGCTCGCAATGCTCCCGCTCACGCGCAGCGTGTTCTGGGGCCCCATGGCTCTAGCGATCATGGGCGGCCTGACGATCGCCACGGTGCTGACCATCTTCTTCGTGCCCGCCCTGTACGCCGCGTGGTTCAAGGTCCGCCGCGATCAGCCGGCCGGCGGCACCGATCCGGCTGCAGGCCACGTGGTGCTGGCCTCCTGA
- a CDS encoding TetR family transcriptional regulator has product MTRRTTFTDEEILARARSVFLERGYAARTKQIASAVGLTWAAIANRFGDKRSLFVRAMAGPERGEELVAERAGSMDLPGLLEQVRCDLWARWPRRLQYRLAPVASGPDDMAEDLVSRLAADFEARAHQGSLRRDMSPEMLTRAAVAMLTGDVAQRFVARERTLAADPTFIGAVVSLLSAH; this is encoded by the coding sequence ATGACCCGTCGCACTACCTTCACCGACGAAGAGATCCTGGCCCGTGCCCGCTCGGTATTCCTCGAGCGAGGCTACGCGGCGCGCACCAAGCAGATCGCTTCGGCGGTCGGCCTGACCTGGGCTGCGATCGCGAATCGCTTCGGCGACAAGCGCTCGTTGTTCGTGCGGGCGATGGCCGGGCCGGAGCGCGGCGAGGAGTTGGTTGCGGAGCGAGCGGGCAGCATGGACCTGCCCGGCCTGCTGGAGCAAGTGAGATGCGACCTGTGGGCGCGCTGGCCGCGGCGCCTGCAGTACCGCCTTGCCCCTGTGGCGTCCGGCCCCGACGACATGGCGGAAGACCTGGTGAGCAGGCTGGCTGCCGACTTCGAGGCGCGCGCGCACCAAGGGTCGCTGAGGAGGGACATGAGCCCCGAGATGCTGACGCGCGCGGCCGTCGCGATGCTGACGGGCGACGTGGCGCAGCGGTTCGTGGCGAGGGAGCGGACCTTGGCTGCGGATCCGACGTTCATCGGCGCCGTCGTCAGCCTCTTGTCCGCACATTGA
- a CDS encoding NAD(P)H-dependent oxidoreductase — MIVLHIDSSASGPASASRQLSAVAIETLRAGHENVQVKYRDLAVNPPAHLSGELLSALRPSPANPSEPGRNIAAELTLTETLIDELLRADVLVLGVPMYNFSIPSPLKAWIDRVAQPGRTFRYTDKGPVGLAAGKKALIISSRGGAIAGTPMEAAVDHQEAYLKTVLRFIGITDVKLVRAEGLNLGADTRKQAIDRALDELKLLEQACA; from the coding sequence ATGATCGTCCTGCACATCGACTCCAGCGCCTCCGGGCCTGCATCCGCCTCGCGCCAACTCAGCGCGGTGGCAATCGAAACCCTGCGCGCGGGCCACGAAAACGTCCAGGTGAAGTATCGCGACCTGGCGGTCAATCCGCCGGCTCACCTCAGCGGCGAGCTGCTGAGCGCGCTGAGGCCTTCGCCGGCAAACCCGAGCGAGCCGGGAAGGAACATCGCCGCCGAGCTGACGCTCACCGAAACCCTCATCGATGAACTGCTGCGGGCCGACGTTCTCGTGCTCGGCGTGCCGATGTACAACTTCTCGATTCCGTCGCCGCTGAAGGCCTGGATCGACCGCGTGGCGCAGCCGGGGCGCACGTTCCGCTACACCGACAAGGGGCCGGTGGGCCTCGCCGCCGGCAAGAAGGCGCTCATCATCTCGTCGCGCGGAGGCGCCATCGCCGGCACGCCGATGGAGGCCGCTGTGGATCATCAGGAGGCTTACCTCAAGACCGTGTTGCGGTTCATCGGCATCACGGACGTGAAGCTGGTGCGAGCCGAAGGCCTGAATCTCGGAGCCGACACGCGAAAGCAGGCGATCGACCGAGCCCTGGACGAGCTGAAGCTGCTCGAGCAAGCATGCGCGTGA